The genomic stretch CCGCCGATCTGCACGACACCGATCCGCCGGAGTGGAGCGGCGACCAGCGCGCTCAGGTCGATGCGGCGGTGGACGCTGCGATCCAAGGCGCTCTCGGTGCCGCATGGACCTGAGCCAGGAGCCGATCGTCGCGCTCGCGCTCTCGCCGAGCGCGGGCGCGCCGGTCGTGCTGGCACGTGGCCGTCTGCTGTCGGCGGTGCTGCTCGTCCTCGCGGCTACGCTGATCTCCGGACTTGGCGCCGTACGCGTCTACAGCGAGACGTTCGTCGACGACCTGTTCCTCGCCGCGACGCGCCATCCTCTCGTCACGGCGATGCTGCAGACGCTCGGCACCGAACGCACCGCGGTGGTGATCTACCTCGTGCAGCGCTCGTTCGACGCGATCATCGTCGCGACGGCGGTCACGCCGATCTTCGTCTGGCTGCTCGGATCGAGCGCGGTGCAAGCGTCCGCGCGGCTCGCCGGCATCCGCCGCCCATACCTGCCGATCCTGGTGCTCTTCGGGTATGCCGCGGCGCTCACGCTCATCCCGGCGAACGCCGCGTCACTCGCGCTCGGGACCGGCGCGACAGTCGGCGCGCAGGTCGCTCAGCTCATCGGCCTCGCGTGCCTGGTGTGGCTTGGCGTCATCGCCTACCGCGGCGTGCGCGCCTACTACGCCGTCGATCAGTCTCACGCGACGCGCATCCTCGTCGTGGCCCTCGTGCTCTTCTATCTCGTGCCGCTCATCGTGATCGTCGGCGCGGCGGTCGCGATCATCATCGCCGCCGTCATGCTCGGCTACTTCTAGTGCGCCGCCTCGCCGCGGTCCTTCTCCTGCGGTGTCCGCGTTGCCTCTCCGGCTCCATCTGGCGGGGACTCATCACGATGAACGTCGCATGTCCGGTCTGCGGCTTGGTGTTCGATCGCGAGTCCGGGTATTTCGCGGGCGCGATGGTCGTCAGCTACGCGCTGGCGGTGCCGATCCTCGCGGCGATGGTCCTCGCGCTCATCAAGATCGTCGGACTCGATACCGTCGTCGCGCTCATCATCGGCAACACCGCGTACCTCGTGCTCGTACCCTTCATCTTCCGGTACTCCCGCGTGCTGTGGCTGCATCTCGACTGGCTGATCGATCCCGGGGAGCAGCGATAATCGCGCAGCCTTCGCTGCGCTCATCTGCTTGGCGTGAGCGCTAACGCGCACGCCGCAGTAACGCGGTCCCCGGACACGGATGTCCTCATCGTGGGCGCGGGTCACGGCGGCCTGGCCGTCGCGCACGACCTCGTCCGCGCCGGGCGCGAGGTGCTCCTGGTCGACGCGCATGGGCGGGTCGGCGACGCCTGGCGCACGCGCTGGGACTCGCTGCGCCTCTTCACGCCGCGCGACCTCGACGGCCTGCCGGGGAACCCGTTCCCTCGGGGCGACGACCCGTTCCCGAGCAAGGACGAAGTCGCCGACTACCAGGAGCGCTACGCGCAGGAGATGCGACTCCCGCTTCGCCGCGGTGCCGAGGTGCGAGCGCTGCGCCGGATGGGCGATCTCTTCGAAGCGACAGCCGGTGCCGACGCGATCCGCGCGCGCTCGGTCGTCATCGCGGGCGGCCACTTCACTGCCCCGCGCATCCCCGACTTCGCGTCGCGCCTCGATCCGGCGGTGCTTCAGCTCCACAGCAGCGACTACCGTAGAGCCCGCGATCTTCCCGATGGCCCGGTGGTCGTCGTTGGCGCGGCGAACTCGGGGAGTGAGATCGCGGTCGAGGTGGCACGCGAGCGGCCGACGGCGATCGCCATCGGAACGCGCAAGCCGCTGGCGCCAAAGCGTTTTCGCTCGCCGACCTGGTGGAAGCTCGCGCTCCTGCGCGACCGTGTCTTCCACGAGCGCACCGCCTACATCGCGTGGCTCCCGTGGCCGCTTCGCGCCGGTGGTTACCTTGGGGCCGATCTCGATGCGGCCGCGATCGCGCATGGACTACGGCTCGCGCCTCGCGTCGTCGATGCCGCTGCCAACAGGGTCCGCTTCGTCGATGGCAGCGATGCGCCAGCGCGCACGCTCATCTGGGCAACGGGGTACGACGTGGATCACTCTTGGATCGAAGCTCCGAAGGAGGACGGTGTGATCCCTATCGGTGGTCATGGACGCACGCCGGTCCCAGGCCTCCACTTCGTTCGTGGCCGTTTCCTCTTCGCGATCTCACGCCACGCGCGCGATGTCGCGCGCGACGTCCGCAACTCGGGCTGACGTCGCGCGCGACTGGCGCTTAGACGCGCCTCGGGTTCGTGATCGCGCGCACGAGCGCGACGATGAGGAGCGCGACGAGGAACAGGAACACGATCGAAAGCAGCGCCGCGATGTCGAGTACCGGCGGGCCCTGCGGCTCGGGGAAGATCCCCTGGAACGGTCGCACCAGCGGCTCGGTCGCGCCGTACAGCGCGCGGATGAGGGGCTGGTTCGAATTCGCTCCGGTGAGCTTGAAGACGATGCGGAGCAGGAGCAAGACCTCGAGGACCGTGAAGATCAGCGTCACGACGTTCGTGGCGGTCCAGACAGAAGTGGCGCCGGTCGACCCGACGTTGACGTTCGACGCAGCGGGCGTCGTAGTCACCGGTCGCTCGCGCACCTGTTCGTACCGCTCGACACGCTCGACGCGTTCGGTGGGATGGTCGTCACGTTGTGTGGTCGTCATGCCGCGGGAGGCAGCAGGGACCATGCCAAGCGGCTAACCTGCCGACCGTGGAGCCATTCCCTTTCCAGCACCGGCAGCGCGTACGGTTCGGTGAAACGGACATGCAGAACGTCGTCTACTACGCGAACTATCTCCTCTATGCCGAGGTCGGACGTGTCGCGTACATGCGCGAGCTGGGCCTTCTGCACAGCGATATGGCCGCGAAGGGACTCGACTTCACGATCGGTGAAGCAAGCGTGCGCTATCGCGCGCCGCTGCGATTCGATGACGAGTTCGACATCAAGGTGCGCGTTGGCGAGGTCCGTCACTCCTCGTGGGCGTTCGAGTACGCGGTCGATCGTGCAGATGGGCTGCACTGCGCGAGGATGGCGACCGTGCAGGTCATGATCGACCGCGCGACCCTACGCGCGACGCGCATCCCGGCGGAGCTTCGCCGGATGCTGGAGACGGCGCAGGACGCGGCGGCCGCGCGGCAGGCTAGGTAGATGGACACCGCGCTCCCCGAAGATATCCGTCTCCTGCAGCGCACCGTTCGCGCCTTCGTCGATGAGGTCCTAGCGCCGTGTGCGAAGGAGATCGAAGAGAAGGACGAGATCCCGCGCGCGCTCATCGCGAAGATGGGCGAGGCCGGGCTGTTCGGCATCGGTCACGCCGAGGAGCTGGGCGGTCAGGGATTCGGGAAGCTCGGCTACTGCGTGGCGGTCGAACAGCTCGCGCGCGTTAACGCCTCGCTGTGGAACATCGTCGGTGGATCCGCCGGTCTGTGTGGGACCGCGATCTCGGTCGGCGGACCGGATGACGTGCGCCTCCGTTATCTTCCCGACCTCTTCAGCGGCCGAAAGGTCGGCGCCTACGCGCTGTCCGAGCCCGGCGCGGGCAGCGACGCGGGGAGCCTCAAGGCGGTCGCGCGCCGCGATGGCGACGCCTACGTCCTCGATGGCGCGAAGACCTTCATCACCAACGCGCCGATCGCCGACGTGTTCGTGATCTTCGCGAATGCGGCGCCCGCCACCGGCTCGAAGGGCATCACCGCATTCGCCGTCGAGCGCGGCGCGGAGGGTCTCGACA from Candidatus Limnocylindria bacterium encodes the following:
- a CDS encoding thioesterase family protein — translated: MEPFPFQHRQRVRFGETDMQNVVYYANYLLYAEVGRVAYMRELGLLHSDMAAKGLDFTIGEASVRYRAPLRFDDEFDIKVRVGEVRHSSWAFEYAVDRADGLHCARMATVQVMIDRATLRATRIPAELRRMLETAQDAAAARQAR
- a CDS encoding YggT family protein — its product is MTTTQRDDHPTERVERVERYEQVRERPVTTTPAASNVNVGSTGATSVWTATNVVTLIFTVLEVLLLLRIVFKLTGANSNQPLIRALYGATEPLVRPFQGIFPEPQGPPVLDIAALLSIVFLFLVALLIVALVRAITNPRRV
- a CDS encoding acyl-CoA dehydrogenase family protein gives rise to the protein MDTALPEDIRLLQRTVRAFVDEVLAPCAKEIEEKDEIPRALIAKMGEAGLFGIGHAEELGGQGFGKLGYCVAVEQLARVNASLWNIVGGSAGLCGTAISVGGPDDVRLRYLPDLFSGRKVGAYALSEPGAGSDAGSLKAVARRDGDAYVLDGAKTFITNAPIADVFVIFANAAPATGSKGITAFAVERGAEGLDIGPNDEKMGLHGSTTAQLYLNGLRVPASQRVGEEGDGFKIALRTLDFGRLGLAAHSVGAAQRLLEASVDYAKTRTQFGKPIGANQAIQWMLADAATEIHAARLMVHDAASRADRGERVSDRASMAKLFATEMLGRVADAAVQIHGGMGYMRELWIERAYRDARITRIYEGTSEIQRVVIAGALLADS
- a CDS encoding DUF983 domain-containing protein, which translates into the protein MRRLAAVLLLRCPRCLSGSIWRGLITMNVACPVCGLVFDRESGYFAGAMVVSYALAVPILAAMVLALIKIVGLDTVVALIIGNTAYLVLVPFIFRYSRVLWLHLDWLIDPGEQR
- a CDS encoding NAD(P)/FAD-dependent oxidoreductase; the encoded protein is MSANAHAAVTRSPDTDVLIVGAGHGGLAVAHDLVRAGREVLLVDAHGRVGDAWRTRWDSLRLFTPRDLDGLPGNPFPRGDDPFPSKDEVADYQERYAQEMRLPLRRGAEVRALRRMGDLFEATAGADAIRARSVVIAGGHFTAPRIPDFASRLDPAVLQLHSSDYRRARDLPDGPVVVVGAANSGSEIAVEVARERPTAIAIGTRKPLAPKRFRSPTWWKLALLRDRVFHERTAYIAWLPWPLRAGGYLGADLDAAAIAHGLRLAPRVVDAAANRVRFVDGSDAPARTLIWATGYDVDHSWIEAPKEDGVIPIGGHGRTPVPGLHFVRGRFLFAISRHARDVARDVRNSG